The following proteins come from a genomic window of Nothobranchius furzeri strain GRZ-AD chromosome 1, NfurGRZ-RIMD1, whole genome shotgun sequence:
- the LOC129160705 gene encoding cis-aconitate decarboxylase produces the protein MLCSDLCFVPKKTIRPVRAARRLHNTAVEVQKHPAPEDTVTASFGKFISEIKPQHLSPVVLHRSKRMVLDSIGVGLIGSRTDVFELALQFCQHMYAPDHISSVYGRRGIRLSPTLAAFVNGVATHSMDFDDTWHPATHPSGAVLPALFALSDMMPANSKPSGLDFLLAFNVGIEIQGRLMRFSNEARSIPKRFHPPTVVGPMGSAAACSRLLSLDPSQCSHALAIAASLAGAPMANAATQSKPLHIGNASRLGLEAALLASRGLEASPLVLDAVAGVAGFSAFYEDYVPQPLESPDDGGHVFLLEEQDMAFKRFPAHLGMHWVTDAAAAVHELLVGHGLGQVSPHQVQDILLRVPQSKYINRPFPESEHEARHSFQFNACSALLDGEVTVQSFSPPAMSRPELHFLLSRVRMEHPEDNPANFNRMYGEVQVTLVGGDILKGRCDTFYGHWRNPLTNESLRKKFRSNAEVVLPSEKVERLVEVVEELDRLDDCGALLSQLQ, from the exons ATGCTTTGTTCTGATTTATGTTTTGTCCCAAAGAAAACCATCAGACCAGTGCGGGCTGCCAGAAGACTGCATAACACTGCAGTGGAGG TCCAGAAGCACCCAGCCCCAGAAGATACGGTCACAGCCAGTTTTGGGAAGTTCATCAGTGAAATAAAGCCTCAGCATTTGTCTCCAGTTGTGCTCCATCGCAGCAAAAGGATGGTGCTGGACAGCATCGGGGTCGGACTGATAGGGAGCAGGACAGATGTGTTTGAGCTGGCTCTTCAGTTCTGCCAG CACATGTATGCTCCGGATCACATCAGCTCTGTGTACGGACGCAGAGGGATCAGACTCTCCCCAACACTGGCAGCTTTCGTTAATGGAGTAGCG ACTCATTCCATGGACTTTGACGACACGTGGCATCCAGCCACTCATCCCTCAGGAGCTGTTCTCCCAGCTTTGTTTGCTCTCAGTGACATGATGCCGGCTAACAGCAAACCAAGCGGTCTGGACTTCTTACTGGCCTTCAATGTCGGCATTGAGATCCAGGGCCGTCTGATGAGGTTCTCTAATGAAGCACGCAGCATTCCCAAGAG gttcCATCCTCCCACTGTGGTGGGTCCTATGGGAAGTGCAGCAGCCTGTTCTCGTCTCCTGTCTCTGGATCCGTCTCAGTGCAGTCATGCCTTGGCTATAGCAGCTTCTCTAGCTGGAGCTCCAATGGCTAATGCTGCCACTCAGTCCAAGCCCCTTCACATCGGCAACGCCTCTCGTTTGGGGCTTGAAGCTGCTCTGCTGGCCTCCAGAGGCCTAGAGGCCAGTCCTCTGGTCTTGGATGCTGTTGCAGGAGTGGCGGGCTTCAGCGCCTTTTATGAAGATTATGTTCCTCAGCCTTTAGAGTCACCTGATGATGGTGGACATGTGTTCCTGTTAGAGGAGCAGGACATGGCTTTTAAGCGTTTTCCTGCCCATCTGGGGATGCACTGGGTAACTGATGCTGCAGCTGCGGTCCATGAGCTCCTTGTGGGACATGGTCTAGGACAGGTGTCCCCACATCAGGTCCAGGACATCCTGCTCAGAGTCCCCCAGTCTAAATACATCAACAGGCCTTTTCCCGAGTCAGAGCACGAGGCACGCCACTCCTTCCAGTTTAacgcctgcagcgctctgctggACGGTGAGGTGACCGTGCAGTCCTTCAGCCCGCCCGCCATGAGCCGCCCAGAGCTGCACTTCCTGCTGAGCCGTGTTCGCATGGAGCATCCTGAGGACAACCCCGCCAATTTCAACCGCATGTACGGAGAAGTCCAGGTGACTCTAGTTGGAGGAGACATCCTGAAGGGCCGCTGTGACACCTTCTACGGCCACTGGCGCAACCCGCTGACAAACGAGAGCCTGAGGAAGAAGTTCAGAAGCAACGCAGAGGTGGTGCTGCCATCAGAGAAGGTGGAGcggctggtggaggtggtggaggagctggACAGGCTGGATGATTGTGGAGCTCTTCTCTCACAGCTGCAGTGA
- the LOC129156249 gene encoding cis-aconitate decarboxylase-like yields the protein MFSTLQKTIRPVRAARRLHNTAVEVQKHPAPEDTVTASFGKFISEIKPQHLSPVVLHRSKRMVLDSIGVGLIGSRTDVFELALQFCQHMYAPDHISSVYGRRGIRLSPTLAAFVNGVATHSMDFDDTWHPATHPSGAVLPALFALSDMMPANSKPSGLDFLLAFNVGIEIQGRLMRFSNEARSIPKRFHPPTVVGPMGSAAACSRLLSLDPSQCSHALAIAASLAGAPMANAATQSKPLHIGNASRLGLEAALLASRGLEASPLVLDAVAGVAGFSAFYEDYVPQPLESPDDGGHVFLLEEQDMAFKRFPAHLGMHWVADAAAAVHELLVGHGLGQVSPHQVQDILLRVPQSKYINRPFPESEHEARHSFQFNACSALLDGEVTVQSFSPPAMSRPELHFLLSRVRIEHPEDNPANFNRMYGEVQVTLDGGDILKGHCDTFYGHWRNPLTIESLRKKFRSNAEVVLPSEKVERLVEVVEELDRLDDCGALLSQLQ from the exons ATGTTCTCCACGCTACAG AAAACCATCAGACCAGTGCGGGCTGCCAGAAGACTGCATAACACTGCAGTGGAGG TCCAGAAGCACCCAGCCCCAGAAGATACGGTCACAGCCAGTTTTGGGAAGTTCATCAGTGAAATAAAGCCTCAGCATTTGTCTCCGGTTGTGCTCCATCGCAGCAAAAGGATGGTGCTGGACAGCATCGGGGTCGGACTGATAGGGAGCAGGACAGATGTGTTTGAGCTGGCTCTTCAGTTCTGCCAG CACATGTATGCTCCGGATCACATCAGCTCTGTGTACGGACGCAGAGGGATCAGACTCTCCCCAACACTGGCAGCTTTCGTTAATGGAGTAGCG ACTCATTCCATGGACTTTGACGACACGTGGCATCCAGCCACTCATCCCTCAGGAGCTGTTCTCCCAGCTTTGTTTGCTCTCAGTGACATGATGCCGGCTAACAGCAAACCAAGCGGTCTGGACTTCTTACTGGCCTTCAATGTCGGCATTGAGATCCAGGGCCGTCTGATGAGGTTCTCTAATGAAGCACGCAGCATTCCCAAGAG gttcCATCCTCCCACTGTGGTGGGTCCTATGGGAAGTGCAGCAGCCTGTTCTCGTCTCCTGTCTCTGGATCCGTCTCAGTGCAGTCATGCCTTGGCTATAGCAGCTTCTCTAGCTGGAGCTCCGATGGCTAATGCTGCCACTCAGTCCAAGCCCCTTCACATCGGCAACGCCTCTCGTTTGGGGCTTGAAGCTGCTCTGCTGGCCTCCAGAGGCCTAGAGGCCAGTCCTCTGGTCTTGGATGCTGTTGCAGGAGTGGCGGGCTTCAGCGCCTTTTATGAAGATTATGTTCCTCAGCCTTTAGAGTCACCTGATGATGGTGGACATGTGTTCCTGTTAGAGGAGCAGGACATGGCTTTTAAGCGTTTTCCTGCCCATCTGGGGATGCACTGGGTAGCTGATGCTGCAGCTGCGGTCCATGAGCTCCTTGTGGGACATGGTCTAGGACAGGTGTCCCCACATCAGGTCCAGGACATCCTGCTCAGAGTCCCCCAGTCTAAATACATCAACAGGCCTTTTCCCGAGTCAGAGCACGAGGCACGCCACTCCTTCCAGTTTAacgcctgcagcgctctgctggACGGTGAGGTGACCGTGCAGTCCTTCAGCCCGCCCGCCATGAGCCGCCCAGAGCTGCACTTCCTGCTGAGCCGTGTTCGCATTGAGCATCCTGAGGACAACCCCGCCAATTTCAACCGCATGTACGGAGAAGTCCAGGTGACTCTAGATGGAGGAGACATCCTGAAGGGCCACTGTGACACCTTCTACGGCCACTGGCGCAACCCGCTGACAATTGAGAGCCTGAGGAAGAAGTTCAGAAGCAACGCAGAGGTGGTGCTGCCATCAGAGAAGGTGGAGcggctggtggaggtggtggaggagctggACAGGCTGGATGATTGTGGAGCTCTTCTCTCACAGCTGCAGTGA
- the LOC129156279 gene encoding uncharacterized protein → MTSTFCHNDLVSCFSWMQQLSSEGLEGEEGERRRKSHFCIIFKANLRPSFSTTQLSISLNNFNRLLSYVTCTDWIVYRNTMAASDGFPASFYGEPGVLGMLSNGISAFLVLLQNFSTAHTGIKPVGVENILAGVHLILIGGLCQLVAGLLSFRKYDHLSGTAFIGYAALWGSYGATRIYYGALFNNQTIPSVSEHMFNGSTTNMMVNTSLQNSTQCHLCVSIEESAIAGLIPYILLSFILAFCSATVNYIMPFVFGAITATLIFEAAALVTGPWALVVSGVLELLILIFAIYGSAALLIKGLTQRLVLKGFGTPLFNVLLLGTTNSTDAQKPGQEKKKNTKYAEPMALGFFCDSIAPFIVAFYSFGYMKSFGLGVAWVSIISVAQLFSSYYAHLRQDSYHTTKFGIHAMYCTVKLLLVGDWFFVVAGLVLCVGSLNMDTLELIHNLLFVLLTVSTIPQIPLQGYYIFFGVACSLFTAVSVYGTFSRLINTIAEKSLIPVGPQPVSSEQLKRALMCRRSQQGEQKELPNSDQASDALFYLTNGVAALSALQSEVSSGNPSFLHLTVPWVLISGGIIQTYVSRLQVTGEGRFGSVISSIYVVVWATWTWFRFAGFQLQLPVLAAYGFTAGGVALLVINAFLMLIAAYRNVVLLFLTTIMEVVLVCFLLSTLHRLPYQLESELKPPVINFMYLRY, encoded by the exons ATGACTTCAACTTTCTGTCACAatgatcttgtttcttgtttctctTGGATGCAGCAGCTGAGCAGTGAAGG CCTTGAGGGGGAGGAAGGAGAAAGAAGGAGGAAAAGCCACTTTTGT ATCATATTTAAGGCAAACCTTCGTCCCTCCTTCAGCACAACTCAGCTTTCCATCAGTCTGAACAACTTCAACAG acttttatcatatGTTACCTGTACTGACTGGATTGTCTACAGAAACACCATGGCAGCCTCAGACGGTTTTCCTGCAAGTTTCTATGGAGAACCAGGAGTGTTAGGAATGTTATCCAATGGGATCAGCGCATTCCTTGTACTTCTACAGAACTTCAGCACAGCTCACACCGGCATTAAACCAGTTGGAGTGGAGAACATACTTGCAG GTGTTCATCTCATCCTGATTGGTGGTTTGTGCCAGCTGGTGGCTGGACTGCTCTCCTTTAGAAAGTACGATCACCTGAGTGGCACTGCCTTCATCGGCTACGCTGCCCTTTGGGGTAGCTATGGGGCGACCAGAATCTACTATGGTGCTTTATTTAACAATCAGACTATACCATCAGTGTCAGAGCACATGTTCAATGGTTCAACCACCAACATGATGGTCAACACTTCTCTTCAAAACTCAACACAGTGCCACTTATGTGTGTCCATAGAAGAGTCAGCCATTGCTGGTCTGATCCCTTATATCCTTCTGTCCTTTATCCTGGCATTTTGCTCTGCCACGGTCAACTACATCATGCCTTTTGTTTTTGGAGCCATCACGGCCACTTTGATCTTTGAAGCAGCAGCTCTGGTGACAGGCCCTTGGGCTCTGGTGGTCTCTGGGGTTCTGGAGCTGCTCATTTTGATCTTTGCCATCTATGGTTCAGCTGCGCTACTCATCAAAGGGCTGACTCAACGTCTAGTTCTTAAAGGCTTTGGGACCCCCCTCTTTAATGTTCTCCTGCTAGGAACCACCAACTCAACAGATGCTCAGAAACCTGgtcaagagaagaagaagaacacaaaATATGCAGAGCCCATGGCCTTGGGTTTCTTCTGTGACTCTATTGCTCCCTTCATCGTTGCCTTCTACAGCTTTGGGTACATGAAATCGTTTGGTTTAGGAGTTGCATGGGTATCAATCATCTCAGTCGCCCAGCTGTTCTCCAGCTACTACGCTCATTTGCGCCAGGATAGCTACCACACTACAAAATTTGGGATTCATGCCATGTATTG CACAGTCAAGTTGTTGCTGGTGGGAGACTGGTTCTTTGTGGTGGCCGGCTTGGTGCTCTGTGTGGGAAGCCTGAACATGGACACTCTGGAGCTGATCCACAACTTGCTCTTTGTTCTGCTCACAGTCTCAACAATCCCCCAGATCCCCCTGCAGGGTTACTACATCTTCTTTGGTGTAGCCTGCTCTCTCTTCACTGCAGTCTCAGTCTACGGTACCTTCTCACGCCTCATAAACACCATCGCAGAGAAGTCTCTAATCCCTGTGGGACCACAGCCGGTCTCCTCCGAGCAGCTGAAGAGAGCTCTGATGTGTAGAAGATCTCAACAGGGAGAACAAAAAGAGCTGCCCAACAGTGACCAGGCCTCAGATGCTCTGTTTTATCTCACCAACGGGGTTGCAGCACTTTCAGCTCTTCAATCAGAAGTGTCAAGTGGGAACCCTTCATTCCTTCATCTGACTGTCCCCTGGGTCCTCATCTCTGGAGGCATCATTCAGACCTATGTCAGCAGGCTACAAGTCACCGGAGAGGGCCGGTTTGGATCAGTCATCTCATCCATCTACGTGGTTGTATGGGCAACTTGGACGTGGTTTCGGTTTGCAG GTTTTCAGCTTCAGCTCCCCGTCCTGGCAGCCTATGGATTCACAGCTGGAGGCGTTGCTTTACTGGTCATTAATGCCTTCCTCATGCTGATTG CTGCTTATAGGAACGTGGTTCTGTTGTTTCTAACAACAATCATGGAGGTTGTTCTTGTCTGCTTCCTTCTCTCCACCCTGCATAGACTTCCATACCAACTTGAAAGTGAGTTAAAACCGCCTGTTATAAACTTTATGTATTTACGAtactga